The genomic window CAAGATCATCGATGAGGAGGCCCTGGAGAACGGCGGTGGCTACCGCATCACCACCACCATCCAGCCCAAGATGCAGAACGCCTTCGTCAAGGCCGTCGACGACCAGCTGATGGACAAGCTCGACAAGAAGAACCGCAAGGTCGACAACTACGTCCGCGCCGGCGGTGTCTCCATCGACCCGAAGACCGGCAAGGTCATCGCGATGTACGGCGGCATCGACTACACCAAGCAGTACGTGAACAACGCGACCCGCCGCGACTTCCAGGTCGGCTCGACCTTCAAGCCGTTCGTGTTCACCTCCGCCGTGGAGAACGCCTCCAACAACCAGAGCGGCCAGGCGATCACCCCGAACACCGTCTACGACGGCACCAACAGGCGCCCCGTGGTGGGCTGGCCCGGCGAGGCGTACGCCCCCGAGAACGAGGACTACGTCAACTACGGCAACATCACCGTCCGCCAGGCCACCCAGAGCTCCGTGAACTCGGTGTACGCGCAGATGGCCGTGGACGTCGGCCCCGAGAAGGTCGAGAAGACCGCGATCGACCTCGGCCTGCCCAAGAACACCCCGGACATGAACCCGTACCCGTCCGTCGCCCTGGGCACCGCCACCGCGAGCGTCCTCGACATGACGGAGGCGTACGCCACGCTCGCCAACCACGGCAAGCACGGCACGTACACCATGGTCGAAAAGATCTCCAAGGACGGCGAGGCCATAAAGCTCCCCTCCACGGAGCCCACGCAGGCCGTCAGCCGCAAGGCCGCCGACACCACGACCGCCGTGCTGCAGAGCGTCGTCGAGAGCGGCACCGCCACCGCCGCGCAGGCCTCGGGCCACCCGGCCGCCGGCAAGACCGGTACGGCCGAGGAGGACCAGGCCGCCTGGTTCGCGGGCTACACCCCCGACCTCGCCACCGTCGTCTCCGTCATGGGCCAGGACCCCAAGACGGGCGCCCACAAGTCGCTGTACGGCGCGATGGGTCTGCCCCGCATCAACGGCGGTGGGGCGCCCACGGAGATCTGGGCGCAGTTCACCGAGGCCGCCCTGAAGGGCAAGAAGGTCAAGGACTTCGACCTCGACCTCCAGGTCGGCGCCGACGTCGTCATCACCCCGCCCAGCACCCCCGCCGACGAGCCGGGTGCCACCGGCGACGAGGAGACCGGCGGCGCCACGGGCGACGAGGAGACCGGCGGCCCGACGGACGG from Streptomyces sp. DSM 40750 includes these protein-coding regions:
- a CDS encoding transglycosylase domain-containing protein, with protein sequence MPDITPVPPASDGKAKKPKRTKRTGFRRLIPTWRFVLSAFIVGLMLIIGAFVLGYNMVHIPKPQDAATKQSNVFLYADGTQIARDGEVNRENVPLSKVSKDAQHAVLAAEDRDFYSEPAIDPKAMIRAAWNTATGKGKQSGSTITQQYVKNYYLAQDQTVTRKVKEFFIAIKLDREVTKDEILEGYLNTSFFGRNAYGIQAAAQAYYGVDADELTAEQGAYLAALVNAPSMYDVVAHPENKDAAVARWDYVLDGMVKEGWLKESERTGAKFPMPKQATTSSAFSGQRGYLVEAIKSYLINNKIIDEEALENGGGYRITTTIQPKMQNAFVKAVDDQLMDKLDKKNRKVDNYVRAGGVSIDPKTGKVIAMYGGIDYTKQYVNNATRRDFQVGSTFKPFVFTSAVENASNNQSGQAITPNTVYDGTNRRPVVGWPGEAYAPENEDYVNYGNITVRQATQSSVNSVYAQMAVDVGPEKVEKTAIDLGLPKNTPDMNPYPSVALGTATASVLDMTEAYATLANHGKHGTYTMVEKISKDGEAIKLPSTEPTQAVSRKAADTTTAVLQSVVESGTATAAQASGHPAAGKTGTAEEDQAAWFAGYTPDLATVVSVMGQDPKTGAHKSLYGAMGLPRINGGGAPTEIWAQFTEAALKGKKVKDFDLDLQVGADVVITPPSTPADEPGATGDEETGGATGDEETGGPTDGGTDDGTTTGGTPTTDGGTTTTGGTTTDGGTTSTGGGTTTDGGTTDGGGGTTTDGGTTDGGGGTTTDGGTTDGGAPTGGGTTEGTFP